In Capsicum annuum cultivar UCD-10X-F1 chromosome 7, UCD10Xv1.1, whole genome shotgun sequence, one genomic interval encodes:
- the LOC107877747 gene encoding auxin-responsive protein IAA20 yields the protein MMELQLGLALCGNSAKGYNLDDFNIGSLCGNFNLNNNIMKGSSSEILDVQDENNVQVLQTLPLLVWDKDDADGHNESQRKDGDENGMVGWPPVNALRKKLCHQSRHRLYAGAMNYVTVKNGGVGGGGRGSNCYKYVKVKMEGIGIARKIDLSNFQSYGTLTDTLISMFGKSRENGDVYKLTYQDKEGDWLLAGDVPWRAFVGSVQRLKLIRDEDY from the exons ATGATGGAGCTACAATTGGGGCTAGCACTTTGTGGCAATTCAGCAAAAGGGTATAATCTTGATGACTTCAATATTGGATCGTTGTGTGGGAATTTCAATTTgaacaacaatatcatgaaaggTAGCTCAAGTGAAATTCTTGATGTTCAAGATGAAAATAATGTCCAAGTTCTTCAGACTCTGCCTTTGCTTGTTTGGGACAAAGATGATGCTGATGGTCACAATGAATCACAAAg AAAAGATGGGGATGAAAATGGGATGGTGGGCTGGCCACCAGTTAATGCATTAAGGAAGAAGCTCTGCCACCAGAGCCGCCACCGCCTCTATGCCGGTGCAATGAACTACGTCACGGTGAAGAATGGTGGCGTTGGCGGCGGTGGCAGAGGATCAAATTGTTACAAGTATGTGAAAGTGAAAATGGAAGGAATTGGAATTGCAAGGAAAATTGACTTGAGTAATTTTCAATCTTATGGGACACTTACTGATACCTTAATTTCCATGTTTGGAAAAA GTAGAGAAAATGGTGATGTTTATAAACTTACTTATCAGGATAAAGAAGGTGATTGGCTTCTTGCTGGTGATGTACCATGGAG GGCTTTTGTTGGATCAGTGCAGAGGCTAAAATTGATTAGAGATGAAGATTATTAA